The following coding sequences are from one Heptranchias perlo isolate sHepPer1 unplaced genomic scaffold, sHepPer1.hap1 HAP1_SCAFFOLD_1033, whole genome shotgun sequence window:
- the LOC137307523 gene encoding probable N-acetyltransferase 14, giving the protein MTRPTALLLMAVVSSALRFALSSFAAALLAPVVCAAALLKLRLLLRREGRGADDLGRLRSYYAAGGRRLWVAVHDGEDVCGCVAFDPEPGGAGGRGPPAVELRRMAVSRWYRRSGVATCMLGFFEGRARAEGYGRVVLRVDAVNRAAIALYEKNGYRPRAGAGRLCHSLALEYSKDLC; this is encoded by the coding sequence ATGACGCGGCCAACGGCCCTCCTCCTGATGGCGGTGGTCAGCAGCGCCCTCCGCTTCGCCCTCAGCTCCTTCGCCGCGGCCCTGCTGGCGCCCGTGGTCTGCGCCGCCGCCCTGCTGAAGCTCCGCCTCCTCCTGCGGCGGGAGGGACGGGGCGCCGACGACCTGGGGCGCCTGCGGTCCTACTACGCGGCCGGGGGCCGCCGGCTGTGGGTGGCCGTGCACGACGGGGAGGACGTCTGCGGCTGCGTGGCCTTCGACCCGGAGCCGGGCGGCGCCGGGGGCCGGGGGCCGCCGGCGGTGGAGCTGCGTCGGATGGCGGTCAGCCGCTGGTACCGGAGGTCGGGGGTCGCCACCTGCATGCTGGGCTTCTTCGAGGGGCGGGCCCGGGCCGAGGGCTACGGGAGGGTGGTGCTGCGCGTCGACGCGGTCAACCGGGCGGCCATCGCGCTCTACGAGAAGAACGGGTACCGGCCCAGGGCGGGCGCCGGGCGGCTCTGCCACAGCCTGGCCCTCGAGTACAGCAAGGACttgtgttaa